From the uncultured Desulfovibrio sp. genome, one window contains:
- a CDS encoding flagellin translates to MYINHNTMASQVGNNLASHYSDLKTSTSRLSSGLRINSAADDAAGLAIRELMRTDIAALQQGVRNANDAISLIQTADGALGIIDEKLTRMKELAEQAATGTYDSTQRLMIESEYQAMASEITRIANATDFNGIHLLDGNLSSDTHTGSTMSSTGKLKVHFGTANDSAEDYYYIQIGTSTASALGVGNQAATTAAGRSVSTQEAAQKALVAITNAVVSKDKIRAHLGALQNRLENTISNLSTQAENLQAAESRISDVDVATEMTKFVRNQILTQSSVAMLSQANSMPKLALNLISG, encoded by the coding sequence ATGTATATCAATCATAATACCATGGCCTCGCAAGTAGGCAACAATCTGGCCTCGCACTACAGCGACCTGAAAACCTCTACCTCGCGGCTGTCATCCGGCCTGCGCATCAATTCCGCTGCGGACGATGCCGCCGGTCTGGCCATTCGCGAACTCATGCGTACCGATATCGCCGCCCTGCAACAGGGCGTGCGTAACGCCAATGACGCCATTTCCCTCATTCAGACCGCCGACGGCGCCTTGGGCATCATCGACGAAAAGCTGACCCGCATGAAGGAACTGGCCGAACAGGCCGCCACCGGTACCTATGACTCCACCCAGCGCCTGATGATTGAATCGGAGTACCAGGCCATGGCTTCGGAAATTACCCGAATCGCCAACGCCACGGACTTCAACGGCATCCATCTGCTGGACGGCAACCTGTCGAGCGACACGCACACAGGCAGCACCATGTCCAGCACTGGCAAGCTGAAGGTACACTTTGGCACAGCCAACGATTCGGCGGAAGACTACTACTACATCCAGATCGGCACGAGTACTGCCTCTGCTCTTGGTGTAGGCAATCAGGCTGCCACCACTGCTGCCGGCAGATCGGTATCGACTCAGGAAGCGGCGCAGAAGGCTCTTGTAGCCATCACAAACGCCGTGGTCTCCAAGGACAAGATCCGGGCGCACCTGGGCGCGCTGCAAAACCGGCTGGAAAACACCATCTCCAATCTGAGCACGCAGGCCGAAAATCTGCAGGCGGCGGAATCCCGCATTTCTGACGTGGATGTGGCCACGGAAATGACGAAGTTCGTCCGCAACCAAATTCTTACCCAGTCGTCTGTGGCTATGCTCTCGCAGGCCAACAGCATGCCCAAGCTGGCCTTGAACCTGATTTCCGGTTAG